A portion of the Sphingobacterium spiritivorum genome contains these proteins:
- a CDS encoding M20 family metallopeptidase — MKDQINNHVSALADDIITWRRHLHQHPELSFEEYETTLYITDKLKQLAIPFRSVSETGVIGFINGNGKSDKTLALRADIDALPITEENDVVYKSLHTGVMHACGHDFHTATLLGVATILKKMEQQLDGNIILIFQAAEEKIPGGAQAVVASGVLDVPNLIGVIGQHVSPKIEVGKFGYRAGKFMASSDELYIDIKGKGGHGAQPHLNIDPVSISAQLIVTLQQIVSRYANPAIPTVLSFGKVIANGAANVIPDTVHLEGTFRTMDESWREKALSLMENIIKELPQTLGAEVKVEVRRGYPALLNNELLIQKIKKAALAVFAEEQITDTDLWMAAEDFAYYAKQYPAAFYLIGTKCPEKNLTAELHNPHFNIDEDILPESVRMMTNLAVALINE; from the coding sequence ATGAAGGACCAGATTAACAACCATGTATCTGCATTAGCAGATGATATAATAACCTGGAGAAGACATCTTCACCAACACCCTGAACTTTCTTTTGAGGAATACGAAACTACCCTTTATATCACGGATAAGCTCAAGCAATTAGCTATTCCTTTCCGCTCGGTCTCGGAGACAGGTGTTATTGGTTTTATCAATGGAAACGGAAAGAGCGACAAAACGCTGGCACTGCGTGCAGATATAGATGCTTTGCCGATAACAGAAGAAAATGATGTTGTTTATAAATCACTTCATACAGGCGTGATGCATGCTTGCGGACATGATTTCCATACAGCAACCTTACTGGGTGTTGCGACCATACTTAAGAAAATGGAGCAGCAGTTAGACGGTAACATTATCCTGATCTTTCAGGCTGCTGAAGAAAAGATTCCGGGAGGTGCACAGGCAGTAGTTGCATCGGGCGTACTGGATGTGCCTAATCTGATTGGTGTGATTGGACAACATGTCTCTCCGAAAATCGAAGTTGGAAAGTTCGGATACCGTGCCGGGAAATTTATGGCATCGAGTGATGAATTGTATATAGACATCAAAGGAAAGGGAGGTCATGGTGCGCAACCGCATCTGAATATAGATCCGGTGAGTATTTCTGCACAACTTATTGTGACCTTACAGCAGATTGTATCCCGGTATGCAAATCCGGCGATCCCAACCGTACTTTCTTTTGGAAAAGTCATTGCTAACGGAGCTGCGAATGTCATACCTGATACCGTACATCTGGAGGGAACTTTCAGGACCATGGATGAATCCTGGCGGGAAAAAGCTCTCAGCCTGATGGAAAATATTATTAAAGAACTTCCGCAAACATTGGGTGCAGAAGTAAAAGTAGAAGTCCGGAGAGGATACCCGGCCTTGTTGAATAATGAATTACTGATTCAGAAAATAAAGAAAGCAGCGCTTGCTGTCTTCGCTGAAGAGCAGATCACAGATACTGATCTCTGGATGGCTGCAGAAGATTTTGCTTATTATGCAAAGCAGTATCCTGCTGCATTCTATCTGATTGGCACAAAATGCCCGGAAAAGAATCTGACAGCAGAACTACACAATCCTCATTTTAATATCGATGAGGATATTCTTCCCGAAAGTGTACGTATGATGACTAACCTGGCAGTGGCTTTGATCAACGAGTAA
- a CDS encoding DUF423 domain-containing protein, whose protein sequence is MKELVIITATIFGASGIILGAFGAHAFKKLLSEEKLASFETGVRYQMYAALTLLILGFNLSFDMPSERTAYYTITAGTLLFSVSIYFLSFADYWKKNLRFLGPVTPLGGLLMIIGWVALMIRFI, encoded by the coding sequence ATGAAAGAACTGGTTATTATTACTGCAACAATATTTGGGGCTTCCGGCATTATCCTGGGTGCATTTGGGGCGCATGCTTTTAAAAAATTATTAAGTGAAGAAAAATTAGCTTCCTTTGAGACAGGTGTACGTTATCAGATGTATGCAGCGCTGACATTATTGATCCTCGGTTTTAATCTTTCTTTTGATATGCCATCCGAAAGAACAGCATACTACACCATCACAGCGGGTACCCTATTGTTCTCCGTAAGCATTTACTTTCTTTCTTTTGCCGATTACTGGAAGAAGAATTTAAGGTTTTTAGGTCCGGTAACTCCACTGGGAGGATTGCTGATGATTATAGGCTGGGTTGCACTCATGATTAGGTTTATTTAG